From Salvelinus fontinalis isolate EN_2023a chromosome 30, ASM2944872v1, whole genome shotgun sequence, one genomic window encodes:
- the LOC129829083 gene encoding alpha-synuclein-like isoform X1, which yields MDVLMRGFSMAKEGVVAAAEKTKAGVEGAAAKTKEGVMYVGSKTKEGMDAGVNKVANRDQANIVGDPTAAGADLSQGGMENTGQAEEPQPVYEAEYGGMEQGGEGEGGY from the exons ATGGATGTACTGATGAGAGGGTTCAGCATGGCTAAGGAGGGGGTGGTGGCCGCAGCAGAGAAGACCAAGGCTGGGGTGGAAGGGGCAGCCGCCAAGACCAAGGAGGGGGTCATGTATGTag gtTCAAAGACAAAGGAGGGAATGGACGCAGGAGTAAAcaaag ttgcTAACCGTGACCAGGCAAACATCGTCGGGGACCCCACTGCTGCCGGAGCTGACCTCTCGCAGGGTGGCATGGAGAACACCGGACAGGCG GAGGAGCCTCAGCCTGTATACGAG GCGGAATATGGAGgaatggagcagggaggagaaggagag gGCGGCTACTAG
- the LOC129829083 gene encoding alpha-synuclein-like isoform X2: MDVLMRGFSMAKEGVVAAAEKTKAGVEGAAAKTKEGVMYVGSKTKEGMDAGVNKVANRDQANIVGDPTAAGADLSQGGMENTGQAAEYGGMEQGGEGEGGY; this comes from the exons ATGGATGTACTGATGAGAGGGTTCAGCATGGCTAAGGAGGGGGTGGTGGCCGCAGCAGAGAAGACCAAGGCTGGGGTGGAAGGGGCAGCCGCCAAGACCAAGGAGGGGGTCATGTATGTag gtTCAAAGACAAAGGAGGGAATGGACGCAGGAGTAAAcaaag ttgcTAACCGTGACCAGGCAAACATCGTCGGGGACCCCACTGCTGCCGGAGCTGACCTCTCGCAGGGTGGCATGGAGAACACCGGACAGGCG GCGGAATATGGAGgaatggagcagggaggagaaggagag gGCGGCTACTAG
- the LOC129829084 gene encoding LIM domain-binding protein 3-like isoform X1: MATYTVTLNGSAPWGFRLHGGKDFNMPLTISRITPGSMAAGGSLVQGDIITSIDGLSTEGMTHLEAQNKIKMASNKLALTMQKSKRPTLVPMATPRMDSPMSVIPHQKEGEHVKKEVEQEEEVEVKKFGRLLSKKPVEPTPALRAPSPLLPPSPAAAVSSKGQYNSPISLYSAHTLREMALLQGKVAGDGVGDAKLGGEGADSGVPFLGGSLPMKDPVIDSASPVYQAVIQTHDRDEEIAEWARRAANLQSKSFKMLAHLTGTEYMQDPDEEALQRSRDKFESEVKGPRFRKLKNWHNGLSAQILNVPETPF; encoded by the exons atAACTCCAGGCAgtatggctgcagggggcagtCTAGTCCAGGGTGACATCATCACATCGATAGACGGCCTTAGTACAGAAGGCATGACACACCTTGAGGCACAGAACAAGATTAAGATGGCCTCCAATAAACTGGCCCTCACCATGCAAAA GTCGAAACGTCCTACCCTTGTTCCCATGGCAACACCCAGAATGGACTCCCCCATGTCAGTTATTCCTCACCAGaag GAGGGTGAGCATGTTAAAAAAGAAGTAGAACAAGAAGAAGAGGTGGAGGTGAAGAAGTTTGGGAGACTATTGTCTAAAAAGCCTGTAGAGCCGACCCCTGCCCTCCGtgcaccctctcctcttcttcccccctCCCCTGCTGCTGCAGTGTCCTCGAAGGGACAGTATAACTCCCCCATCAGCCTGTACTCTGCACACACTCTCAGAGAGATGGCCCTGCTGCAAGGCAAGGTTGCAGGAGATGGGGTAGGGGACGCCaagctgggaggagagggggcAGACAGCGGAGTGCCATTCCTAGG TGGTTCCCTGCCTATGAAGGACCCGGTGATTGACAGTGCCTCTCCAGTCTACCAGGCTGTGATCCAGACACATGATAGAGACGAGGAGATTGCCGAGTGGGCCAGACGGGCTGCCAACTTGCAGTCCAAGAGCTTCAAGATGCTGGCCCACCTCACCGGCACCGAATACA TGCAAGACCCAGACGAGGAGGCCCTGCAGAGGTCGAG gGATAAGTTTGAATCGGAGGTGAAAGGACCTCGCTTCCGCAAACTGAAGAACTGGCACAACGGGCTCTCAGCTCAGATCCTCAATGTCCCTGAGACTCCCTTCTAA